A genomic segment from Etheostoma spectabile isolate EspeVRDwgs_2016 chromosome 11, UIUC_Espe_1.0, whole genome shotgun sequence encodes:
- the LOC116697777 gene encoding protein CXorf21 — MLCEGRLLSMTYGELEELDPLPPKKAPQRAYGLQRAAATLVPGSITHTPLVHPNFPELTGCTDNRSYSVELYNSPLQSLDLHSAQPGRQISLEIEIPAQAPSVGDAPFLVPSFCQSICFNYSDLHIGGDQVLPLSTNDGELRIGTEAQAVGPFLHSCDVPPAVEDSLPGQTSQGGLLHPLRGSSNRWRLGSARDRSVLLQGREGPFSNSLLNHYLEQKLLDLYQQYMMENMARQGALGSDSDQGPICPLLGSELVLTSLDQITLQLSRDGNLDAGLAKDMVLSCLLRVAGDMQSSEISTPFLQMSNEASREQLTENKEEQPQCQETHSSNSPSPFSFLSK; from the coding sequence ATGCTTTGCGAAGGAAGATTGTTAAGCATGACCTATGGTGAGTTGGAGGAGCTGGATCCCCTTCCTCCTAAGAAAGCTCCCCAGAGAGCTTATGGGCTGCAGAGAGCAGCCGCTACCCTGGTGCCAGGCTCCATCACACATACTCCCCTCGTTCATCCCAATTTCCCCGAGCTGACAGGTTGTACGGACAACAGGAGCTATTCGGTGGAGTTATACAATTCTCCGCTGCAGTCCTTGGATCTCCACAGTGCCCAGCCAGGGAGACAGATCTCTCTGGAGATAGAGATCCCAGCTCAGGCTCCCTCAGTTGGCGATGCCCCTTTCTTGGTTCCCTCCTTTTGTCAGAGCATCTGCTTTAATTACAGCGACCTCCATATTGGAGGCGACCAGGTGCTGCCTCTATCAACCAATGATGGTGAGCTCCGGATCGGTACTGAAGCCCAGGCTGTAGGCCCTTTCCTCCATTCCTGTGATGTCCCCCCAGCTGTGGAGGATTCTCTCCCAGGACAGACATCTCAGGGTGGACTTCTGCATCCACTGAGGGGGAGTTCAAATCGCTGGAGACTAGGGAGTGCCCGTGATCGGAGTGTTTTGTTGCAGGGGCGTGAAGGTCCATTCTCCAACTCTCTTCTAAATCACTATCTGGAGCAGAAACTTTTAGATTTGTACCAGCAATATATGATGGAGAACATGGCCAGGCAAGGAGCCTTAGGTTCGGATTCGGACCAAGGACCCATTTGCCCTCTGCTGGGCTCAGAGCTGGTCCTGACCAGCCTAGACCAGATCACTCTGCAGTTGAGTCGGGATGGGAACCTGGATGCCGGCCTGGCCAAAGACATGGTCCTCAGCTGCCTGCTGCGGGTGGCTGGTGACATGCAGTCAAGTGAGATCAGCACTCCCTTTCTACAAATGTCAAATGAAGCATCCAGGGAGCAGCTCACAGAGAATAAAGAGGAGCAACCCCAGTGTCAAGAAACTCACTCATCCAATTCGCCTTCTCCTTTTAGTTTTCTTTCCAAATAA
- the c9h13orf42 gene encoding uncharacterized protein C13orf42 produces the protein MFRKINNVFRPNHHGHRGMDGGGGFRSEQDYHKACTVRLVRSTSMLVVGEKTQAAVGSTLKRSKSTVSIESTFYYYQRQEDRIWLYSQNQNCLEYLEALVALRQQYTKSVVDLKSNDTKATVSSKKKPAPPRPTKEELISRAKPSAPPVPNEEDTLQFFDAVIADCDSEPLRKQYMDDGNADVDFIVASSSAEHDLHSNWVLRVPRVADDSKPKAVYECANESAPKKKNQSGSTSSRLRLQRNPIHLPKVVESAFQTLRFKPKLKKQ, from the exons ATGTTCAGGAAGATTAATAATGTGTTTCGTCCCAACCATCACGGACACAGAGGGATGGATGGTGGTGGAGGGTTTCGGTCCGAGCAGGACTACCACAAAGCCTGCACTGTCAGACTGGTCCGCAGCACCTCCATGCTTGTGGTTGGAGAGAAAACTCAGGCAGCCGTGGGCTCAACTTTGAAACGGAGCAAAAGCACAGTGAGCATTGAGTCGACCTTTTACTATTATCAGAGACAAGAGGACAGGATTTGGCTTTACTCGCAGAATCAGAACTGCCTGGAGTACCTGGAAGCACTTGTGGCTTTGAGACAGCAATACACAAAGAGTGTAGTTGACTTGAAAAGTAATGACACCAAGGCCACAGTGTCCTCCAAGAAGAAGCCTGCACCCCCGCGGCCTACGAAGGAAGAACTG aTATCAAGAGCCAAACCTTCTGCCCCTCCAGTCCCCAACGAGGAGGACACTCTGCAGTTCTTTGATGCAGTGATCGCAGACTGCGACAGTGAACCTCTGCGCAAACAGTACATGGATGATGGAAACGCAGATGTGGACTTCATAG TGGCCTCCAGCTCGGCAGAACACGACCTCCACTCTAACTGGGTCCTGCGGGTTCCTCGGGTCGCAGATGACTCCAAGCCGAAAGCAGTTTATGAGTGTGCCAATGAAAGCGCCCCAAAGAAGAAAAACCAGAGCGGGTCCACGAGCAGCAGACTGCGGCTGCAGAGGAACCCGATCCATCTGCCCAAAGTGGTGGAGAGTGCATTCCAGACTCTGCGCTTCAAGCCCAAATTAAAAAAGCAGTGA
- the rnaseh2b gene encoding ribonuclease H2 subunit B isoform X1 produces MATKKKQTPNLQNDSWVVIAADSVIDTQKNDSDPAFVRLRNPSTDAASLYMLSSGDVHLFEVKAFEEDFHSWFVGQTVQRDGRLLYVTPMDPLYLILPYLMKSGKEGKFQPVDQVVVDEEFPACSRLLSCTRSLAFLHHIAEEKEVGKQKFYRYNQEKTMNWLKKKVERTVATLKARSISVGEGVKSITYIRVKSESDYHEEDYLRYAHGLISQYLSEDLSKALLNHLQLPELTSLKETEPPSKKRKLSDKPVEAGEDYTKFNSADFVRKPPKKMTAAQKSLAKVDKTGMKTMSSFFSPKAKAEKK; encoded by the exons ATGGCTACTAAAAAGAAGCAAACGCCTAATTTACAAAATGATAGTTGGGTTGTCATTGCTGCAG ACTCTGTCATCGATACACAGAAGAACGACAGTGACCCAGCTTTTGTAAGACTGAGGAATCCCTCTACAG ATGCAGCATCTCTGTATATGCTGAGTAGTGGTGATGTACATCTGTTCGAGGTCAAAGCATTTGAAGAGGATTTCCACTCCTGGTTTGTTGGCCAAACTGTACAGAGAG atggAAGACTTCTCTATGTAACACCAATGGATCCTCTCTATCTCATTTTGCCCTATTTGATGAAATCTGGCAAAGAG GGGAAGTTCCAGCCTGTGGATCAAGTGGTGGTGGATGAGGAATTCCCAGCTTGCTCAAGGCTGCTGAGCTGCACACGTTCCCTAGCCTTCCTGCACCACATTGCCGAGGAAAAAG AGGTGGGAAAACAGAAGTTCTATCGATACAATCAAGAGAAGACAATGAATTGGTTGAAGAAAAAG GTGGAGAGGACAGTCGCTACTCTCAAGGCAAGAAGTATCTCTGTGGGAGAAGGAGTCAAATCCATAACATACATCAGAGTAAAGTCAGAGTCAGACTACCATGAGG AGGACTACCTACGCTATGCTCATGGCCTGATATCCCAGTATCTCAGTGAAGACCTGAGCAAAGCCCTGCTCAACCACTTGCA GTTACCAGAGCTCACAAGCCTAAAGGAGACAGAACCTCCTTCCAAG AAGCGGAAACTTTCAGACAAACCGGTGGAGGCCGGAGAGGACTACACCAAATTCAACAGTGCAGACTTTGTGCGAAAA ccGCCAAAGAAGATGACTGCAGCTCAGAAATCACTGGCTAAGGTGGACAAGACTGGCATGAAGACTATGTCATCCTTCTTCAGCCCCAAGGCCaaagcagaaaagaaatga
- the rnaseh2b gene encoding ribonuclease H2 subunit B isoform X2, which translates to MATKKKQTPNLQNDSWVVIAADSVIDTQKNDSDPAFVRLRNPSTDAASLYMLSSGDVHLFEVKAFEEDFHSWFVGQTVQRDGRLLYVTPMDPLYLILPYLMKSGKEGKFQPVDQVVVDEEFPACSRLLSCTRSLAFLHHIAEEKEVGKQKFYRYNQEKTMNWLKKKVERTVATLKARSISVGEGVKSITYIRVKSESDYHEEDYLRYAHGLISQYLSEDLSKALLNHLQLPELTSLKETEPPSKPPKKMTAAQKSLAKVDKTGMKTMSSFFSPKAKAEKK; encoded by the exons ATGGCTACTAAAAAGAAGCAAACGCCTAATTTACAAAATGATAGTTGGGTTGTCATTGCTGCAG ACTCTGTCATCGATACACAGAAGAACGACAGTGACCCAGCTTTTGTAAGACTGAGGAATCCCTCTACAG ATGCAGCATCTCTGTATATGCTGAGTAGTGGTGATGTACATCTGTTCGAGGTCAAAGCATTTGAAGAGGATTTCCACTCCTGGTTTGTTGGCCAAACTGTACAGAGAG atggAAGACTTCTCTATGTAACACCAATGGATCCTCTCTATCTCATTTTGCCCTATTTGATGAAATCTGGCAAAGAG GGGAAGTTCCAGCCTGTGGATCAAGTGGTGGTGGATGAGGAATTCCCAGCTTGCTCAAGGCTGCTGAGCTGCACACGTTCCCTAGCCTTCCTGCACCACATTGCCGAGGAAAAAG AGGTGGGAAAACAGAAGTTCTATCGATACAATCAAGAGAAGACAATGAATTGGTTGAAGAAAAAG GTGGAGAGGACAGTCGCTACTCTCAAGGCAAGAAGTATCTCTGTGGGAGAAGGAGTCAAATCCATAACATACATCAGAGTAAAGTCAGAGTCAGACTACCATGAGG AGGACTACCTACGCTATGCTCATGGCCTGATATCCCAGTATCTCAGTGAAGACCTGAGCAAAGCCCTGCTCAACCACTTGCA GTTACCAGAGCTCACAAGCCTAAAGGAGACAGAACCTCCTTCCAAG ccGCCAAAGAAGATGACTGCAGCTCAGAAATCACTGGCTAAGGTGGACAAGACTGGCATGAAGACTATGTCATCCTTCTTCAGCCCCAAGGCCaaagcagaaaagaaatga